From one Streptomyces sp. ICC1 genomic stretch:
- a CDS encoding HNH endonuclease, producing MRDTLVLNASFEPLSTVTLNRAVVLVLQDKAVVEQSHPELRVRAATMDLPMPRVIRLCRYVRVPFRRHAPWSRRGVLIRDQHRCAYCGKRATTVDHVLPRAQGGGDTWLNTVASCSEDNHRKAARTPEEAGMPLLRKPFVPSPADAMLLALGVGGRDVLPEWLERSA from the coding sequence ATGCGGGACACGCTGGTGCTGAACGCGAGCTTCGAGCCGCTGTCGACGGTGACCCTGAACCGGGCTGTCGTCCTGGTGCTCCAGGACAAGGCCGTGGTCGAACAGTCGCATCCCGAGCTCCGTGTGCGCGCGGCCACGATGGATCTTCCGATGCCGCGGGTGATCAGACTCTGCAGGTACGTCCGGGTGCCCTTCCGAAGACATGCTCCCTGGTCACGGAGGGGGGTGTTGATCCGGGACCAGCACCGGTGCGCGTACTGCGGGAAGCGCGCGACGACCGTGGACCACGTGCTGCCACGGGCGCAGGGCGGCGGGGACACGTGGCTGAACACGGTGGCCTCCTGCTCCGAGGACAACCACCGCAAGGCGGCCCGGACTCCGGAGGAAGCCGGGATGCCCCTGCTGCGCAAGCCCTTCGTGCCCTCTCCGGCGGACGCCATGCTGCTCGCGCTGGGGGTGGGCGGGCGGGACGTGTTGCCGGAGTGGCTGGAGCGTTCCGCTTAG
- a CDS encoding YbhB/YbcL family Raf kinase inhibitor-like protein produces the protein MAEQSRAPLPHDFHPPVHEFAVSSADLEPGADLGDAQVLSGGNVSPELRWEGFPEGTRSFAVTCFDPDAPTGSGFWHWVLFDLPVSVTGLPAGAGSGKFEGLPAGAVHVRNDYGTKDFGGAAPPAGERHRYVFTVYAVDTEKLGPGADASAAAIGFNLRFHTLGRAQLIGEYEAPAG, from the coding sequence GTGGCCGAGCAGAGCAGGGCGCCGCTCCCCCACGATTTCCATCCCCCGGTGCACGAGTTCGCCGTGAGCAGCGCGGACCTGGAGCCCGGGGCCGATCTGGGCGACGCCCAGGTGCTGTCGGGCGGGAACGTCTCGCCCGAGCTGCGGTGGGAGGGCTTCCCCGAGGGGACGCGGAGCTTCGCCGTGACGTGCTTCGACCCGGACGCCCCGACGGGCAGCGGGTTCTGGCACTGGGTGCTCTTCGATCTCCCGGTCTCGGTCACCGGACTGCCGGCCGGGGCGGGCAGCGGGAAGTTCGAGGGGCTGCCGGCCGGGGCGGTGCACGTGCGCAACGACTACGGCACCAAGGACTTCGGCGGGGCGGCGCCTCCCGCCGGGGAGCGGCACCGGTACGTGTTCACCGTCTACGCGGTGGATACGGAGAAGCTGGGGCCCGGCGCCGACGCGTCGGCGGCCGCCATCGGATTCAATCTGCGCTTCCACACGCTGGGGCGGGCGCAGCTGATCGGTGAGTACGAGGCTCCCGCGGGCTGA
- a CDS encoding sulfite exporter TauE/SafE family protein — translation MSLWEALAVLAAGVGAGAINTIVGSGTLITFPVLLATGLPPVTANVSNTLGLVPGSLSGAFGYRKELRGQRARVLRLGAVSLVGGLAGAVLLLTLPSDSFDTIVPVLIGLALVLVVLQPRLAAILRRRQEAAGGDPGHPDGGPALLTGMLLSSAYGGYFGAAQGVLYLGLMGLLLRDDIQRINAVKNVVAAMVNGIAAVFFLFVAEFDWTAVLLIAVGSTIGGQIGAKVGRRLPPTVLRGVIVTVGIIAIVQLLLR, via the coding sequence ATGTCCCTCTGGGAAGCGCTCGCGGTCCTCGCCGCGGGCGTCGGCGCCGGAGCGATCAACACCATCGTCGGCTCCGGCACCCTGATCACCTTCCCGGTGCTGCTGGCCACCGGTCTGCCGCCGGTCACCGCCAACGTGTCCAACACCCTGGGCCTCGTGCCCGGTTCGCTCAGCGGAGCCTTCGGCTACCGCAAGGAGCTGCGCGGCCAGCGCGCCCGCGTCCTGCGGCTCGGCGCCGTCTCGCTCGTCGGCGGACTCGCGGGCGCCGTCCTGCTCCTGACCCTGCCGTCGGACTCCTTCGACACGATCGTGCCCGTCCTCATCGGACTGGCCCTCGTCCTCGTCGTCCTCCAGCCCCGCCTCGCCGCGATCCTGCGCAGGCGCCAGGAAGCGGCGGGCGGCGACCCGGGCCACCCGGACGGCGGACCGGCCCTGCTCACGGGGATGCTGCTCTCCAGCGCGTACGGAGGCTACTTCGGCGCCGCCCAGGGCGTGCTCTACCTCGGCCTCATGGGCCTGCTGCTCCGCGACGACATCCAGCGGATCAACGCGGTGAAGAACGTCGTCGCCGCGATGGTGAACGGCATCGCGGCCGTCTTCTTCCTCTTCGTCGCCGAGTTCGACTGGACGGCGGTCCTGCTCATCGCCGTCGGCTCCACCATCGGCGGCCAGATCGGGGCCAAGGTCGGCCGCCGCCTCCCGCCCACCGTCCTGCGCGGGGTCATCGTGACCGTCGGGATCATCGCGATCGTCCAACTGCTGCTCCGCTGA
- a CDS encoding MFS transporter, whose amino-acid sequence MTAGAKAAPDAQAPASPGGRWVGALSLANLGVWVGWFGPLQLLLARQAEHLAPDHKASTLALVTGLGAAVSMVANPVFGALSDRTTARAGRRIPWVVTGVAGGAAGLVVLAAAQSVAVVIAGWCLVQLALNAAFAALTAAVPDQVPVRRRGLVGGWLGVSQVVGILIGTALATVAGGIAGGYLACAVFSVVAAVPYVLMRRDSVLAPADRPPFRWRGFLAGFWIDPRRHPDFGWAWLTRFLMNLSYSISTMYLLYYLTDAVRYQGDADTGVLVLTALNALTLLATVVISGIRSDRSGRRKSYVIRSGLVIAAATLLLAVWQTWTGAVVASLVLGLGFGVYTAVDFALLTDVLPTEEDRGRDLGVINIANALPQVLAPVIAAPVVTHLGGYTALYALAGALAVAGSVLVRRIRSVP is encoded by the coding sequence ATGACCGCCGGGGCGAAGGCCGCGCCGGACGCGCAGGCCCCGGCCTCCCCCGGCGGCCGGTGGGTCGGCGCGCTGTCCCTCGCCAACCTCGGCGTCTGGGTGGGCTGGTTCGGCCCGCTGCAACTGCTCCTGGCACGCCAGGCCGAGCACCTCGCCCCCGACCACAAGGCCTCCACGCTCGCCCTGGTGACGGGGCTGGGAGCGGCGGTCTCGATGGTCGCCAACCCCGTCTTCGGCGCGCTGTCCGACCGGACGACGGCGCGCGCGGGCCGGCGCATCCCCTGGGTGGTGACCGGGGTGGCGGGCGGGGCCGCCGGCCTGGTGGTCCTCGCCGCGGCGCAGAGCGTCGCGGTGGTGATCGCGGGCTGGTGCCTGGTCCAGCTCGCCCTGAACGCGGCCTTCGCGGCGCTCACCGCGGCCGTCCCCGACCAGGTGCCGGTCCGGCGGCGCGGCCTGGTCGGGGGCTGGCTCGGCGTCTCCCAGGTGGTCGGCATCCTCATCGGCACGGCGCTGGCCACGGTCGCGGGCGGGATCGCGGGCGGCTACCTGGCCTGCGCGGTCTTCTCGGTGGTGGCGGCCGTGCCGTACGTCCTGATGCGGCGGGACTCGGTGCTCGCCCCCGCCGACCGGCCGCCCTTCCGGTGGCGGGGCTTCCTCGCCGGCTTCTGGATCGACCCGCGCCGCCATCCCGACTTCGGCTGGGCCTGGCTCACCCGGTTCCTGATGAACCTGTCGTACTCCATCAGCACGATGTACCTGCTCTACTACCTGACCGACGCGGTGCGCTACCAGGGCGACGCGGACACCGGCGTGCTGGTCCTCACCGCGCTCAACGCGCTCACCCTGCTCGCCACGGTGGTGATCAGCGGCATCCGGTCGGACCGCAGCGGCCGCCGCAAGTCCTACGTCATCCGGTCGGGCCTGGTCATCGCCGCGGCCACCCTGCTGCTCGCCGTCTGGCAGACCTGGACCGGCGCGGTCGTCGCCTCGCTCGTCCTCGGCCTCGGTTTCGGCGTGTACACGGCGGTGGACTTCGCCCTGCTCACGGACGTGCTGCCGACCGAGGAGGACCGGGGGCGGGACCTGGGCGTCATCAACATCGCCAACGCGCTGCCGCAGGTGCTGGCCCCGGTGATCGCGGCCCCGGTGGTCACCCACCTCGGCGGGTACACGGCGCTGTACGCGCTGGCGGGCGCCCTGGCGGTCGCGGGATCGGTGCTGGTCCGCCGGATCCGCTCGGTTCCGTAG
- a CDS encoding GH1 family beta-glucosidase, with the protein MTAPVPPFPAGFLWGVSASAFQIEGSPTADGRGPSSWDAFTREPGHVKDGSHAEVATDHYRRYREDVALMGGLGVDAYRFSVSWSRVLPDGRGPVNRAGLDFYDRLVDELCAAGIAPVPTLFHWDTPLALEERGGWLERDTAERFAAYASVVAERLADRVPMWITINEPAEVTLLGYGLGEHAPGKQLVFDALPAAHHQLLAHGLGVQALRAAGARRIGIAASHSPVWAASGSEEDRAAAELYDTLTNRLFADPILTGAYPEGLDSLLPGPVAEDLKTISAPLDWYGVNYYNPMLVGAPTPAGASVFGGIEIPSGLPFGIRQIEGYERTDFDWPVVPDGLRELLATLRERYGDRLPPLYITENGCSYGDGPDPGTGRIEDARRIAYHEGHVRALHRAMAEGADVRGYFIWSILDNFEWAEGYRQRFGLVHVDYETLARTPKESYAWYRDLIRSGR; encoded by the coding sequence ATGACAGCGCCCGTACCCCCGTTCCCGGCCGGTTTCCTCTGGGGGGTCTCCGCCTCCGCCTTCCAGATCGAGGGCTCGCCCACGGCCGACGGCCGAGGCCCCTCCTCCTGGGACGCCTTCACCAGGGAGCCGGGGCACGTCAAGGACGGCTCCCACGCGGAGGTCGCCACCGACCACTACCGCCGCTACCGGGAGGACGTGGCCCTGATGGGCGGGCTCGGCGTGGACGCGTACCGGTTCTCGGTGTCCTGGTCCCGGGTCCTGCCCGACGGCCGCGGGCCCGTCAACCGGGCGGGGCTGGACTTCTACGACCGGCTCGTCGACGAGCTGTGCGCCGCGGGGATCGCCCCGGTGCCCACCCTGTTCCACTGGGACACCCCGCTCGCGCTGGAGGAGCGCGGGGGCTGGCTGGAGCGCGACACCGCCGAGCGGTTCGCGGCGTACGCCTCGGTGGTCGCGGAGCGCCTCGCCGACCGCGTGCCCATGTGGATCACCATCAACGAGCCCGCGGAGGTCACCCTCCTCGGCTACGGCCTCGGCGAGCACGCCCCCGGCAAGCAGCTCGTCTTCGACGCCCTGCCCGCCGCCCACCACCAGTTGCTGGCCCACGGGCTGGGCGTGCAGGCCCTGCGCGCGGCGGGCGCCCGGCGGATCGGGATCGCCGCCTCGCACAGCCCCGTCTGGGCGGCCTCCGGGAGCGAAGAGGACCGCGCCGCCGCCGAGTTGTACGACACGCTCACCAACCGGCTCTTCGCCGACCCGATCCTGACCGGCGCCTACCCGGAGGGACTGGACTCGCTCCTGCCCGGCCCGGTGGCGGAGGACCTCAAGACGATCTCGGCCCCTCTGGACTGGTACGGGGTCAACTACTACAACCCGATGCTCGTCGGCGCCCCGACCCCGGCCGGCGCCTCCGTCTTCGGCGGGATCGAGATCCCCTCCGGACTCCCCTTCGGCATCCGGCAGATCGAGGGGTACGAGCGCACCGACTTCGACTGGCCGGTGGTCCCGGACGGGCTGCGCGAGCTGCTCGCCACCCTGCGCGAGCGCTACGGCGACCGGCTCCCGCCGCTGTACATCACGGAGAACGGCTGCTCGTACGGCGACGGGCCGGACCCGGGCACGGGCCGGATCGAGGACGCGCGGCGGATCGCCTACCACGAGGGCCACGTGCGCGCCCTGCACCGGGCGATGGCCGAAGGGGCCGACGTCCGCGGCTACTTCATCTGGTCGATCCTCGACAACTTCGAGTGGGCGGAGGGCTACCGGCAGCGGTTCGGCCTCGTCCACGTCGACTACGAGACGCTGGCGCGCACGCCCAAGGAGTCGTACGCCTGGTACCGCGACCTGATCAGGAGCGGCAGATGA
- a CDS encoding NfeD family protein — MDIDAWVWWLIGAVGLGIPLVLTAMPEFGMFAAGAVAAAITAALGGGVVAQVLVFVIVSIALLAVVRPIANRHRNQKPQHRSGIDALRGRSAVVLERVDGSGGGRIKLAGEIWSARALDADSSFEPGESVDVVEIDGATAVVM, encoded by the coding sequence GTGGACATCGACGCGTGGGTGTGGTGGCTCATCGGGGCGGTCGGACTGGGCATCCCCCTGGTCCTGACGGCGATGCCCGAGTTCGGCATGTTCGCCGCGGGAGCGGTGGCCGCCGCGATCACGGCGGCCCTCGGCGGGGGAGTGGTCGCCCAGGTCCTGGTCTTCGTGATCGTCTCGATCGCGCTCCTCGCGGTCGTCCGGCCGATCGCCAACCGGCACCGCAACCAGAAACCCCAGCACCGCAGCGGCATCGACGCGTTGAGGGGCCGCAGCGCCGTCGTCCTGGAACGGGTCGACGGCAGCGGCGGCGGGCGGATCAAGCTCGCCGGCGAAATCTGGTCGGCCCGCGCCCTCGACGCGGACAGCAGTTTCGAACCGGGCGAGTCCGTCGACGTGGTGGAGATCGACGGAGCGACCGCGGTCGTCATGTGA
- a CDS encoding ABC transporter ATP-binding protein, with protein sequence MSDVLELVDVSVVREGRALVDQVSWSVKEGERWVILGPNGAGKTTLLNVASSYLFPTKGTATILGSTLGKVDVFELRPRIGIAGIAMADKLPKRQTVLQTVLTAAYGMTATWQEEYEDIDEQRARAFLDRLGMTDYLDRKFGTLSEGERKRTLIARALMTDPELLLLDEPAAGLDLGGREDLVRRLGRLARDPLAPSMIMVTHHVEEIAPGFTHVMMIRQGKVVAAGPIDLELTSRNLSLCFGLPLVVERNENDRWGAQGLPLR encoded by the coding sequence ATGAGCGATGTTCTGGAGCTGGTGGACGTATCCGTGGTCCGCGAGGGCCGGGCTCTGGTGGACCAGGTCTCCTGGTCGGTCAAGGAGGGGGAGCGCTGGGTGATCCTCGGCCCCAACGGCGCCGGGAAGACCACCCTGCTCAACGTCGCCTCCAGCTACCTCTTCCCCACCAAGGGCACCGCCACCATCCTCGGCAGCACCCTCGGCAAGGTGGACGTCTTCGAGCTGCGCCCCCGCATCGGCATCGCCGGCATCGCGATGGCCGACAAGCTCCCCAAGCGCCAGACCGTCCTGCAGACCGTCCTCACCGCCGCGTACGGCATGACGGCCACCTGGCAGGAGGAGTACGAGGACATCGACGAGCAGCGCGCCCGCGCCTTCCTCGACCGCCTCGGCATGACGGACTACCTCGACCGGAAGTTCGGCACCCTCTCCGAGGGCGAGCGCAAGCGCACCCTGATCGCCCGCGCCCTGATGACCGACCCCGAACTGCTGCTCCTCGACGAGCCGGCCGCCGGTCTGGACCTCGGCGGCCGCGAAGACCTCGTACGCCGCCTCGGACGGCTCGCCCGCGACCCGCTGGCACCCTCCATGATCATGGTCACGCACCACGTCGAGGAGATCGCGCCCGGGTTCACCCACGTCATGATGATCCGTCAGGGCAAGGTCGTCGCCGCCGGTCCCATCGACCTGGAGCTGACCTCCCGCAACCTCTCCCTCTGCTTCGGGCTGCCGCTCGTCGTCGAGCGCAACGAGAACGACCGTTGGGGCGCCCAGGGCCTGCCCCTGCGCTGA
- a CDS encoding DUF1996 domain-containing protein, with the protein MRKPRFPLHALLAGALATVLAASLGATVTSAPARAADTVLVQAEAYAAQSGVQLEATGDTGGGQNAAYLANGDWMRFDNVDLGASGPLTVSARVASAVGGPGAVELRTGSPAGPLLAQFEMAATGGWQSWVTRTADAAAHPAGSQTVFAVLRSSGAGDFVNVNWFSFAAGSSPGWVKIDQAKWDTQLAGFRAMVPAPVPANSVRVPEFNATCVYSHSKPDDPIVAPGLPGASHMHSFFGNRSTDAFTTAESLASHTATSCTPAKDLSSYWIPTLYEHGSAVEPEGMIVYYGSRLPDPTATVPFPQGFRMIAGSAKSQVPTPAGSVNQFYCAGEGGESGRSSDGNWPVCAPNAKLVYQLVFPDCWDGKHLDSPDHTSHVSFTTVGGKCSGAYPVAIPSVSFVIGYPTGGGPDGLSLSSGMASSIHGDFFNAWDDAALGQRVKDCVVQSAKCNSAGTF; encoded by the coding sequence ATGCGAAAACCCCGCTTCCCCCTCCATGCCCTCCTCGCGGGCGCGCTGGCCACCGTGCTGGCCGCGAGCCTCGGCGCCACGGTGACCAGCGCACCCGCGCGGGCCGCCGACACCGTCCTCGTCCAGGCAGAGGCGTACGCGGCGCAGTCCGGCGTACAGCTCGAGGCGACGGGCGACACGGGCGGCGGCCAGAACGCCGCCTACCTCGCCAACGGCGACTGGATGCGCTTCGACAACGTCGACCTGGGTGCCTCCGGCCCCCTGACGGTCTCGGCCCGGGTGGCCTCCGCGGTCGGCGGTCCCGGCGCCGTCGAGCTGCGCACCGGGTCCCCGGCGGGCCCGCTGCTCGCACAGTTCGAGATGGCCGCCACCGGCGGCTGGCAGAGCTGGGTCACGCGGACCGCCGATGCCGCCGCCCATCCCGCCGGTTCCCAGACGGTGTTCGCGGTGCTGCGCAGCAGCGGGGCCGGGGACTTCGTGAACGTCAACTGGTTCTCGTTCGCGGCCGGTTCCTCGCCCGGCTGGGTGAAGATCGACCAGGCGAAGTGGGACACCCAGCTGGCCGGGTTCCGGGCGATGGTTCCGGCGCCGGTACCGGCGAACTCCGTCCGGGTCCCCGAGTTCAACGCCACCTGCGTCTACAGCCATTCCAAGCCCGACGACCCGATCGTGGCCCCCGGCCTGCCGGGCGCGTCCCACATGCACAGCTTCTTCGGCAACCGCAGCACGGACGCGTTCACCACGGCCGAGTCCCTGGCTTCGCACACCGCGACGAGCTGCACCCCCGCCAAGGACCTCTCCAGCTACTGGATCCCGACCCTGTACGAGCACGGCAGTGCCGTCGAACCCGAGGGCATGATCGTGTACTACGGGTCCCGGCTGCCCGACCCCACGGCGACGGTGCCCTTCCCCCAGGGGTTCCGGATGATCGCCGGCAGCGCCAAGTCGCAGGTTCCCACTCCGGCCGGCTCGGTCAACCAGTTCTACTGCGCGGGCGAGGGCGGCGAGAGCGGCCGCAGCTCGGACGGCAACTGGCCGGTGTGCGCGCCGAACGCCAAGCTCGTGTACCAGCTGGTCTTCCCCGACTGCTGGGACGGCAAGCACCTCGACAGCCCCGACCACACGTCGCACGTGTCCTTCACGACCGTCGGCGGCAAGTGCTCCGGCGCCTATCCCGTGGCCATCCCCTCCGTCTCCTTCGTGATCGGCTATCCGACGGGCGGCGGCCCTGACGGCCTCTCGCTGTCCTCGGGCATGGCCTCGTCCATCCACGGCGACTTCTTCAACGCCTGGGACGACGCGGCCCTGGGGCAGCGCGTGAAGGACTGCGTCGTACAGAGCGCCAAGTGCAACTCCGCCGGTACGTTCTGA
- a CDS encoding discoidin domain-containing protein, whose product MRIRDGLPASPARAAETLLSQGKSVTVSGSEPGHSPGSAVDGNAGTRWSSAFADPQWIQVDLGATAVISRVSLNWEAAYGKAFQIQVSDDAAHWTTVYGTTAGPGGIQHLTVSGTGRHVRMYGTQRATGYGYSLWEFQVFGTPGGGDGGGDVLLSYGKAGAASSSQADGNCWECTPARAFDRDPASRWATSPATGWTDPGWISVDLGAPAQIRKVVLQWDPAYAKSFQIQVSPDGNAWTPVYSTTAGTGFKQTLAVSGTGRYVRMYGTERATPYGYSLWEFQVHGTGGAPVTPPPLPPDPANPPRLVWSDEFDGPVAGKPDAAKWRADPGTGQNGELEYYTDHQNAATDGAGHLVMEARKEATPGKGCPPDPLTGSTTCQYTSARMNTGATFQFTYGRVEARIKVPKGNGLWPAFWMMGGDFLTGRPWPYNGEIDIMEVLGKDVKTSYSTVHAPAYNGGGGIGGPYRLPQDADFSDDFHVWAADWNSKGIVYSLDGRTVFTLDKEQVERTRGPWVFDHPSYMILNLAVGGDWPGPTDATTPFPARMLVDYVRVYQ is encoded by the coding sequence ATGAGGATAAGAGACGGCCTCCCCGCCTCTCCCGCCCGCGCCGCCGAAACCCTGCTGTCGCAGGGCAAGTCCGTCACCGTGTCGGGCAGCGAGCCCGGCCACAGCCCCGGCAGCGCCGTCGACGGGAACGCCGGCACCCGCTGGTCCAGCGCCTTCGCGGACCCCCAGTGGATCCAGGTCGACCTGGGTGCCACCGCGGTGATCAGCCGGGTCTCCCTCAACTGGGAGGCCGCGTACGGGAAGGCGTTCCAGATCCAGGTCTCGGACGACGCGGCCCACTGGACCACCGTCTACGGGACGACCGCCGGCCCCGGCGGCATCCAGCACCTGACCGTCTCCGGGACCGGCCGCCACGTGCGGATGTACGGAACCCAGCGGGCCACCGGATACGGCTACTCCCTCTGGGAGTTCCAGGTGTTCGGCACCCCCGGCGGCGGGGACGGTGGCGGGGACGTGCTCCTGTCGTACGGCAAGGCGGGCGCGGCCTCCTCCTCGCAGGCCGACGGGAACTGCTGGGAGTGCACCCCGGCCAGGGCCTTCGACCGTGATCCGGCGTCCCGTTGGGCGACGAGCCCCGCCACGGGCTGGACGGATCCGGGCTGGATATCCGTCGACCTCGGGGCGCCCGCGCAGATCCGCAAGGTCGTCCTCCAGTGGGATCCGGCCTACGCCAAGTCCTTCCAGATCCAGGTCTCCCCGGACGGGAACGCCTGGACGCCGGTGTACTCCACGACGGCGGGCACCGGCTTCAAGCAGACCCTGGCCGTCTCCGGCACGGGCCGGTACGTGCGGATGTACGGCACCGAGCGGGCCACCCCGTACGGCTACTCCCTGTGGGAGTTCCAGGTCCACGGCACCGGAGGCGCGCCCGTGACTCCCCCGCCGCTCCCGCCGGACCCCGCGAACCCGCCGCGGCTGGTGTGGAGCGACGAGTTCGACGGTCCCGTGGCGGGCAAGCCCGACGCCGCCAAGTGGAGGGCCGACCCGGGCACCGGGCAGAACGGCGAGCTGGAGTACTACACCGACCACCAGAACGCCGCGACGGACGGGGCCGGCCACCTCGTCATGGAGGCGCGGAAGGAGGCCACGCCCGGCAAGGGCTGCCCGCCCGATCCGCTGACCGGCAGCACCACCTGCCAGTACACCTCGGCCCGGATGAACACCGGGGCGACGTTCCAGTTCACCTACGGGCGCGTCGAGGCCCGGATCAAGGTGCCCAAGGGCAACGGGCTGTGGCCCGCGTTCTGGATGATGGGGGGCGACTTCCTGACCGGCCGGCCGTGGCCGTACAACGGCGAGATCGACATCATGGAGGTCCTCGGCAAGGACGTGAAGACCTCGTACTCCACCGTCCACGCGCCCGCCTACAACGGCGGAGGCGGGATCGGCGGCCCGTACAGGCTGCCCCAGGACGCCGACTTCTCCGACGACTTCCACGTCTGGGCCGCCGACTGGAACAGCAAGGGGATCGTCTACAGCCTCGACGGGCGGACCGTCTTCACCCTCGACAAGGAGCAGGTGGAGCGCACCCGCGGCCCCTGGGTCTTCGACCACCCGTCGTACATGATCCTCAACCTCGCGGTCGGCGGTGACTGGCCCGGCCCGACCGACGCCACCACGCCGTTCCCCGCGCGGATGCTCGTCGACTACGTGCGCGTCTACCAGTGA
- a CDS encoding DUF305 domain-containing protein, whose protein sequence is MQLRRYVLTRRPVWALLAALLATGCTAQPVAGPPRAAAFNATDIAWIQLMIPMDERARLLTGLAPSRAGDPAVVRFAAAAADRQAGELAGLRGLLALSAAPDTRPHEGHDMPGMVSSDTVRRAGALSGPEFDSLFTASLRAHLRQSVLLCAAERASGGDGRARELAAAMERAGSEQLALLDAAG, encoded by the coding sequence GTGCAACTCCGCCGGTACGTTCTGACCCGGCGGCCCGTGTGGGCCCTGCTCGCGGCGCTCCTGGCCACCGGCTGCACCGCGCAGCCGGTGGCGGGGCCGCCGCGGGCGGCGGCCTTCAACGCCACCGACATCGCCTGGATCCAGTTGATGATCCCGATGGACGAGCGGGCCCGGCTGCTGACCGGCCTGGCGCCCTCGCGGGCCGGGGATCCGGCCGTGGTCCGGTTCGCCGCGGCGGCGGCGGACCGGCAGGCGGGCGAACTGGCCGGCCTGCGCGGGCTCCTGGCCCTGTCCGCGGCGCCGGACACCCGCCCGCACGAGGGGCACGACATGCCGGGCATGGTCAGCTCGGACACCGTGCGCAGGGCGGGGGCGCTGTCCGGGCCGGAGTTCGACAGCCTCTTCACCGCCTCCCTGCGCGCACACCTGCGGCAGTCCGTGCTGCTCTGCGCGGCCGAACGCGCCTCCGGCGGCGACGGCCGCGCGCGGGAGCTCGCCGCCGCGATGGAGCGGGCCGGCTCCGAGCAGCTGGCCCTGCTCGACGCCGCGGGCTGA
- a CDS encoding SPFH domain-containing protein, with protein sequence MQPIIIVLIILVVLVFIALVKTIQVIPQASAAIVERFGRYTRTLNAGLNIVVPFIDSIRNRIDLREQVVPFPPQPVITQDNLVVNIDTVIYYQVTDARAATYEVASYIQAIEQLTVTTLRNIIGGMDLERTLTSREEINAALRGVLDEATGKWGIRVNRVELKAIEPPTSIQDSMEKQMRADRDKRAAILQAEGVRQSEILRAEGEKQSSILRAEGDAKAAALRAEGEAQAIRTVFESIHAGDADQKLLAYQYLQMLPKLAEGDANKLWIVPSEIGDALKGLSGAMGNFGPMGPGSGFNPGGSGKDAGPAADKAAAERREQPPID encoded by the coding sequence ATGCAACCGATCATCATCGTCCTGATCATTCTGGTGGTTCTGGTCTTCATCGCACTGGTCAAGACGATCCAGGTGATCCCGCAGGCCAGCGCCGCCATCGTCGAGAGGTTCGGCCGCTACACCCGGACCCTCAACGCGGGCCTCAACATCGTCGTCCCGTTCATCGACTCGATCCGCAACCGGATCGACCTCCGCGAGCAGGTCGTCCCGTTCCCGCCGCAGCCGGTGATCACCCAGGACAACCTGGTCGTCAACATCGACACGGTCATCTACTACCAGGTGACCGACGCCCGCGCCGCGACGTACGAAGTGGCCAGCTACATCCAGGCCATCGAGCAGCTCACCGTCACCACGCTCCGCAACATCATCGGCGGCATGGACCTCGAGCGGACCCTGACCTCCCGCGAGGAGATCAACGCGGCCCTGCGCGGAGTCCTCGACGAGGCCACCGGCAAGTGGGGCATCCGCGTCAACCGCGTCGAGCTCAAGGCCATCGAGCCGCCGACTTCCATCCAGGACTCGATGGAGAAGCAGATGCGCGCCGACCGCGACAAGCGCGCCGCGATCCTCCAGGCCGAAGGTGTCCGCCAGTCCGAAATCCTGCGCGCCGAGGGCGAGAAGCAGTCCTCGATCCTGCGCGCCGAGGGTGACGCCAAGGCCGCCGCCCTGCGCGCCGAGGGCGAGGCGCAGGCCATCCGTACGGTCTTCGAGTCCATCCACGCCGGCGACGCCGACCAGAAGCTGCTCGCCTACCAGTACCTCCAGATGCTCCCGAAGCTCGCCGAGGGCGACGCCAACAAGCTCTGGATCGTCCCGAGCGAGATCGGCGACGCCCTCAAGGGCCTCTCCGGCGCCATGGGCAACTTCGGTCCGATGGGCCCGGGTTCGGGCTTCAACCCGGGCGGTTCCGGCAAGGACGCCGGCCCGGCGGCCGACAAGGCCGCCGCGGAGCGCCGCGAGCAGCCCCCCATCGACTGA